Proteins encoded within one genomic window of Amycolatopsis nigrescens CSC17Ta-90:
- a CDS encoding SDR family oxidoreductase translates to MKLTDRVVVITGAAHGIGAAIARRLAQEKVRGVLVSDLDLDAAEAVADSIEEAGCPALARRVDATVKDELRALAKLAVDSYGRLDVFCSNAGLAFGTGVHAADEQWQRSWEVNVLQHVYAAQVALPTMLAKQEGYLLITASGAGLLSAPGDAPYTVTKHAAVGLAEWLAVTYRPRGVRVSALCPLGVRTDLLVPGIEAQHPAAVAIAAAAPLLDPADVAEAVVHGIDSEEFLILPHESVRGSYARKAQELDGWIDRTVAETATALGKRG, encoded by the coding sequence GTGAAACTGACAGACCGAGTCGTCGTGATCACCGGCGCGGCGCACGGGATCGGCGCCGCGATCGCCCGCCGCCTGGCACAGGAGAAGGTGCGCGGCGTGCTGGTGTCCGACCTCGACCTGGACGCGGCGGAGGCGGTGGCCGACTCGATCGAAGAGGCGGGCTGCCCCGCGCTCGCGCGGCGGGTGGACGCCACCGTCAAGGACGAGCTGCGCGCGCTGGCCAAGCTCGCAGTGGACAGCTACGGCAGGCTGGACGTGTTCTGCTCCAACGCCGGTCTCGCGTTCGGCACCGGCGTGCACGCCGCGGACGAGCAGTGGCAGCGGTCCTGGGAGGTGAATGTGCTGCAGCACGTCTACGCGGCACAGGTCGCGCTGCCCACGATGCTCGCGAAGCAGGAGGGCTACCTGCTGATCACCGCGTCCGGGGCCGGGCTGCTGAGCGCACCGGGCGACGCGCCGTACACGGTCACCAAGCACGCCGCGGTCGGCCTGGCCGAATGGCTCGCGGTGACCTACCGCCCGCGCGGCGTGCGGGTGAGTGCGTTGTGCCCGCTGGGCGTGCGGACCGACCTGCTGGTGCCGGGGATCGAGGCGCAGCATCCGGCGGCGGTCGCGATCGCCGCCGCCGCGCCGCTGCTGGACCCGGCGGACGTGGCCGAGGCGGTGGTGCACGGCATCGACAGCGAGGAGTTCCTGATCCTGCCGCACGAATCGGTGCGCGGCAGTTACGCGCGCAAGGCGCAGGAACTGGACGGCTGGATCGACCGCACGGTGGCGGAGACCGCGACCGCGCTCGGAAAGCGGGGCTGA
- a CDS encoding aldo/keto reductase, producing the protein MEFRRLGGSGLLVSELSYGNWLTHGSATAQSNAPACVHAALDAGINLFSTAAAWGAGDAEVSLAKALRATRRDDLVLCSGVYWPEGPSRNASGLSRKHLHTSLHGSLRRLETDYLDVYQLLRFDYQTPLEETFLALSDLVRHGKILYVGTSEWSAEQLLRASTLAAELRVPLVANQPHYSMLWRVPEAQVMPVCRRAGIGQLVSLPLAQGLLTGKYCDGGIPAGSRAAGDEAARQAIWPLLNKDLLDRIGLLRGVAAHAGLSMAQLAIAWTLQHEDVASAVTGASTPDQITENAKAAGITLDFEVLTQIDELLGTFVQTDPRLTFSPPQYR; encoded by the coding sequence ATGGAGTTCCGCCGGCTCGGCGGCAGCGGGCTGCTCGTCAGCGAACTGTCCTACGGCAACTGGCTGACCCACGGTTCGGCCACCGCGCAGAGCAACGCGCCCGCCTGCGTGCACGCGGCGCTGGACGCCGGGATCAACCTGTTCAGCACCGCGGCCGCCTGGGGCGCTGGCGACGCGGAGGTTTCACTGGCCAAGGCCCTGCGCGCGACCAGGCGGGACGATCTGGTGCTGTGCAGCGGGGTCTACTGGCCGGAGGGCCCCAGCCGGAACGCCTCCGGGCTGAGCCGCAAGCACCTGCACACCTCGCTACACGGTTCGCTGCGCCGGCTGGAAACCGACTACCTGGACGTGTACCAGCTGCTGCGGTTCGACTACCAGACCCCGCTGGAGGAGACCTTCCTGGCGCTGTCCGACCTGGTCCGCCATGGCAAGATCCTCTACGTCGGCACCTCCGAGTGGAGCGCCGAACAGCTGCTGCGGGCGAGCACGCTGGCCGCCGAGCTCCGGGTGCCGCTGGTGGCCAACCAGCCGCACTACTCGATGCTGTGGCGGGTGCCGGAGGCGCAGGTGATGCCGGTCTGCCGGCGCGCGGGCATCGGGCAGCTCGTCTCGCTGCCGCTGGCGCAGGGCCTGCTCACCGGAAAGTACTGCGACGGCGGGATTCCCGCCGGTTCCAGGGCCGCCGGTGACGAGGCGGCGCGGCAGGCGATCTGGCCGCTGCTGAACAAGGACCTGCTGGACCGGATCGGCCTGCTGCGCGGGGTCGCCGCGCACGCCGGGCTGAGCATGGCCCAGCTCGCCATCGCCTGGACCCTGCAGCACGAGGACGTCGCCTCGGCGGTGACCGGCGCCTCCACCCCGGACCAGATCACCGAGAACGCCAAGGCCGCCGGCATCACCCTCGACTTCGAAGTGCTCACCCAGATCGACGAGCTGCTCGGCACCTTCGTGCAGACCGACCCCCGCCTCACCTTTTCCCCACCCCAGTACCGCTGA
- a CDS encoding DMT family transporter, which produces MPFVLLAGAILSEVAATISLRLSDGFSKLGPSIVTVVGYLTAFFLLSQVLQAGMAIGVAYGIWAAAGVALVATIGAVFLGDGLTWVQVGGIVLVIGGVLALELGAAH; this is translated from the coding sequence ATGCCGTTCGTGTTGCTGGCCGGGGCGATCTTGTCCGAGGTGGCCGCGACCATCTCGTTGCGGCTCTCCGACGGGTTCTCGAAACTCGGGCCGTCGATCGTCACCGTTGTCGGTTACCTGACCGCGTTCTTCCTGCTCTCCCAAGTACTTCAGGCCGGGATGGCGATCGGGGTGGCCTACGGCATCTGGGCCGCGGCCGGGGTCGCGCTGGTCGCCACCATCGGCGCGGTGTTCCTCGGTGACGGCCTCACCTGGGTGCAGGTCGGCGGCATCGTGCTGGTGATCGGCGGCGTGCTCGCGCTGGAGCTGGGCGCCGCGCACTGA
- a CDS encoding cupin domain-containing protein, translated as MSHTTGSAGQPLLVRAAEAELLADGPGSLITLLADSGGTGGALTVNRAKLDRGSAGAPPHFHTRATEFFFVLGGSLQVLTGERVLTLTEGDFLAVPPRLPHAFAPAPGADADLLVVFTPGMDRFDYYRLLDRVRRGEADPAEIGASGERFDNHYVDSPTWRQSRAVGSPANN; from the coding sequence ATGTCGCACACCACTGGTTCCGCCGGGCAGCCGCTGCTGGTCCGGGCGGCCGAAGCCGAACTGCTCGCCGACGGTCCCGGCAGCCTGATCACCCTGCTGGCCGACTCCGGCGGCACGGGCGGCGCGCTGACCGTCAACCGGGCCAAGCTGGACCGCGGATCCGCCGGCGCGCCGCCGCATTTCCACACCCGCGCCACCGAGTTCTTCTTCGTGCTCGGCGGCTCGTTGCAGGTGCTGACCGGCGAGCGGGTGCTCACTCTGACCGAAGGCGATTTCCTTGCTGTACCACCGCGTTTGCCGCATGCCTTCGCGCCGGCGCCCGGTGCGGACGCCGACCTGCTGGTCGTGTTCACCCCCGGCATGGACCGGTTCGACTACTACCGGCTGCTGGACAGGGTGCGCCGGGGAGAGGCCGACCCGGCCGAGATCGGCGCCTCGGGGGAGCGCTTCGACAACCACTATGTCGACTCGCCGACCTGGCGCCAGTCCCGCGCCGTGGGATCCCCCGCAAACAATTGA
- a CDS encoding LysR family transcriptional regulator: MEQREIEIFLTLAEELHFGRTAERLRVSQARVSQTIKKVERQLGAALFERTSRRVGLTPIGRQLDDDLRPAYRQILAGIEKAVAAGRGIAGVLRVAFEAPAVSEEIPAVLSTFRKRHPDCEVRIREAGFTDPFETLRDGEADLLVTLLPIADPELSVGPVVYTEPLVLAVSARHPLARRAAVSLEDLAGHTVFHAAWPAGARHEDWTTPAGKTIPRGPEVTTIQELFAAVATGAGISPLAAHATKYFARPTMTFVPFEDAPPVKWGLVWRTAAETSRVRAFVQAARDAVHTG; the protein is encoded by the coding sequence TTGGAGCAGCGGGAGATCGAGATCTTCCTGACCCTGGCCGAGGAGCTGCACTTCGGGCGGACCGCCGAGCGGCTCCGGGTGTCGCAGGCCAGGGTCAGCCAGACGATCAAGAAGGTGGAACGGCAGCTCGGCGCGGCCCTGTTCGAGCGGACCAGCCGCCGGGTCGGCCTGACCCCGATCGGCCGGCAGCTGGACGACGACCTTCGCCCGGCCTACCGGCAGATCCTGGCCGGGATCGAGAAGGCGGTCGCGGCGGGCCGCGGGATAGCCGGCGTACTGCGGGTCGCCTTCGAGGCCCCAGCGGTGTCCGAAGAGATCCCCGCCGTGCTCAGCACCTTCCGCAAGCGCCATCCCGACTGCGAGGTGCGGATCCGCGAGGCCGGCTTCACCGACCCGTTCGAAACGCTCCGCGACGGCGAAGCCGACCTGCTGGTCACCCTGCTGCCGATCGCCGATCCCGAGCTCAGCGTTGGCCCGGTGGTCTACACCGAACCGCTGGTACTCGCCGTCTCGGCGCGCCATCCCCTGGCCCGGCGGGCGGCGGTGTCCCTTGAGGACCTGGCCGGGCACACCGTCTTCCACGCCGCATGGCCGGCGGGTGCGCGGCACGAGGACTGGACAACGCCCGCCGGAAAAACGATTCCGCGCGGTCCCGAAGTGACAACAATTCAGGAACTCTTCGCCGCGGTCGCGACGGGTGCGGGAATTTCACCCCTGGCCGCACATGCCACCAAGTATTTCGCCCGACCGACCATGACATTTGTCCCATTCGAGGACGCGCCGCCGGTCAAATGGGGACTGGTCTGGCGAACGGCGGCGGAAACCAGCAGAGTGCGCGCCTTCGTACAGGCCGCCCGCGACGCCGTGCACACCGGCTAG
- a CDS encoding L,D-transpeptidase: MEKTDGRRLATGRKRLFALAGVAALALLTAACGAEAAPQPAPVGQEGLTELPDATTYGDIPDAGRDPATPPTGDVLHPKNDLVVYQEVGGKPVAKLPAQQLGSPTWVPVVAEKDGWAQVLLPSRPNASAGWVHTDGATVERAKNEYVVNVDLNAFQLEIQHNAKPAGKWTIGIGKPAYPTPRTRAYIMASIEETVNKYSPIVLPLSVHSDSHETFGGGPGTVGIHTWPDESFVGKADSDGCIRVTKDALDRLVDLPLGTIVNIT; the protein is encoded by the coding sequence ATGGAGAAAACCGACGGCCGGCGCCTCGCGACCGGGCGGAAGAGACTGTTCGCCCTGGCCGGCGTCGCCGCGCTGGCGCTGCTGACGGCCGCGTGCGGCGCCGAAGCCGCACCCCAGCCGGCCCCGGTCGGCCAGGAGGGTCTGACCGAACTGCCGGACGCCACGACCTACGGCGACATCCCCGACGCCGGGCGGGATCCGGCCACGCCGCCGACCGGTGACGTGCTGCACCCGAAGAACGACCTGGTCGTCTACCAGGAGGTGGGCGGCAAGCCGGTGGCGAAGCTGCCCGCACAGCAGCTCGGCTCGCCGACCTGGGTGCCGGTGGTGGCCGAAAAGGACGGCTGGGCCCAGGTCCTGCTGCCGTCGCGGCCCAACGCGTCGGCGGGCTGGGTGCACACCGACGGTGCGACGGTGGAACGCGCGAAGAACGAGTACGTGGTCAACGTCGACCTCAACGCGTTCCAGCTGGAGATCCAGCACAACGCCAAGCCCGCCGGGAAATGGACCATCGGCATCGGCAAGCCCGCCTACCCGACCCCGCGGACCCGCGCCTACATCATGGCCTCGATCGAGGAGACCGTGAACAAGTACAGCCCCATCGTGCTGCCGCTGAGCGTGCATTCGGACTCGCACGAAACCTTCGGCGGCGGGCCGGGCACGGTCGGCATCCACACCTGGCCGGACGAGAGCTTCGTGGGCAAGGCGGACAGCGACGGCTGCATCCGGGTGACCAAGGACGCGCTGGACCGGCTGGTCGACCTGCCGCTGGGCACGATCGTCAACATCACGTGA
- a CDS encoding choice-of-anchor P family protein, with the protein MSPNRVTVCGVGAVSALLATGLLLPPAAGATEHRNSAYAVAASGLVKIDPLPSVNDAKGFEQKTIAEFATPEKLVQLKKLNAQAGKGKAKASIADLEVDLGLLKGADDKPLLSATAIEAVCEDGKGSATLAKARFGEIKLDVAAAPNTGVKVPGIASVLLNKQTKNKDGSLTVTAISVSLDGIQTLDLASATCAAGEGDGGPSETKPPTSSSSKPAPSSSKGGDDGDGPSKRPPGDRPDADGKAPRPTPVKAHLDVTG; encoded by the coding sequence TTGTCCCCTAACAGAGTCACTGTCTGCGGTGTCGGCGCGGTCTCCGCACTGCTGGCGACCGGGCTGCTGCTGCCCCCGGCGGCCGGCGCGACCGAGCACCGCAACTCCGCGTACGCCGTGGCGGCGTCCGGACTCGTCAAGATCGACCCGCTGCCCAGCGTGAACGACGCGAAGGGCTTCGAGCAGAAGACCATCGCCGAGTTCGCCACCCCGGAAAAGCTGGTGCAGCTGAAGAAGCTGAACGCGCAGGCCGGCAAGGGCAAGGCCAAGGCGAGCATCGCCGACCTCGAGGTGGACCTCGGTCTGCTCAAGGGCGCCGACGACAAGCCGCTGCTCTCGGCCACCGCGATCGAGGCGGTGTGCGAGGACGGCAAGGGTTCCGCCACGCTGGCCAAGGCGCGGTTCGGCGAGATCAAGCTGGACGTGGCGGCCGCACCGAACACCGGGGTCAAGGTGCCCGGTATCGCGTCGGTGCTGCTGAACAAGCAGACCAAGAACAAGGACGGCTCCCTCACCGTCACCGCGATCTCGGTCAGCTTGGACGGCATCCAGACCCTCGACCTGGCGTCGGCCACCTGCGCCGCCGGTGAAGGCGACGGCGGTCCGTCGGAGACCAAGCCGCCGACGTCGTCGAGCAGCAAGCCCGCGCCCAGCAGCTCGAAGGGCGGCGACGACGGTGACGGGCCGTCCAAGCGCCCGCCGGGTGACCGTCCCGACGCCGACGGCAAGGCCCCGCGGCCGACCCCGGTCAAGGCGCACCTCGACGTCACCGGCTGA
- a CDS encoding GNAT family N-acetyltransferase gives MDHQYPRQARTSDHPRLVACVQSWWGDSRTPQEARELSLLLPKLFLQHFAGTSLVLEQGTEIDGFLVGFHSADRRDEAYIHFVGVNPALRNQGVARRLYSTFFEQAAAAGRTRVRAITAPANTGSIAFHRAMGFAIEPGTDVVDVTDVTAGVGVHRDYDGPGQDRVAFVREL, from the coding sequence ATGGATCATCAATACCCGCGCCAGGCCCGCACCTCCGACCACCCGCGCCTGGTCGCGTGCGTGCAGAGCTGGTGGGGCGACTCGCGGACGCCGCAGGAGGCGCGTGAGCTCTCCCTGCTGCTGCCGAAGCTGTTCCTCCAGCATTTCGCCGGTACCAGCCTGGTTCTCGAACAGGGCACGGAGATCGACGGGTTCCTGGTCGGCTTCCATTCCGCGGACCGCCGGGACGAGGCGTACATCCACTTCGTCGGCGTGAACCCGGCCCTGCGCAACCAAGGCGTCGCCCGGCGCCTGTACAGCACCTTCTTCGAGCAGGCGGCCGCCGCCGGCCGCACCCGCGTGCGGGCCATCACCGCACCCGCCAACACCGGCTCGATCGCCTTTCACCGCGCCATGGGCTTCGCCATCGAACCCGGCACGGACGTCGTGGACGTCACGGACGTCACAGCCGGGGTCGGAGTGCACCGGGACTACGACGGTCCCGGCCAGGACCGGGTCGCCTTCGTCCGCGAACTCTGA